The genomic DNA ATAGCGGCACCACTGCGCACACCCCGCTGCCATTGTTGCAGCCCCAGCAGGCCGGCGCCGGTAACACCGCCTACACAGATGCGATCACCGACCCGGGCGCCGTCACGGCGCAGGGCCTGCCCCGGCGGCACTGCCCCGGTGGCTTGAATGGAAACGGACAGCGGACCCCGGGTCACGTCGCCCCCCACCAGAGAGATGCCGGCCTGGTCCGCCAGCGCAAACATGCCATCGGCAAAGCCGGCCAGCCAGGCTTCATCCACATCGGGCAGGGTCAGCGAGAGCAGAAACCAGAGGGGGTCGGCGCCCATGGCCGCCAGGTCGGACAGATTCACCGCCAGGCAGCGGTAACCCACGTCGGCAGCATCCATGTCGTCAGGAAAATGGCGACCGGCCAGGCTGGTGTCCTGGGTCATCACCAGTTGCTGATCGGCAGGGGGGACCAGGATGGCCGCATCATCACCAGGGCCGAGCAGCACGCCGGCATTCGGGCCGTGATGAAGATGGCGATGAAAGTAACGCCGGATCAGGGAAAACTCATCCAGTGTGTGCGGCTGCGTGGAGTCTGTCATGGGAGAAGCATAGCGCGCAGGCAAGCCTGCGCGCACCCGCTCAATCGCGGAAAGGACGTTCTGACGCTTCCTGGTAGCGCAGCTTTCGCGCCAGCTTGTCGAGCACGCCGTTGACGTACTTGAAGGAATCGTCGGCACCGAACACCTTGGCCAGTTCGATACCTTCGTTGATCACCACCCGGTAGGGTACATCCAGCCGCTCTTTCAGCTCGAAGGCGCCGAGGCGCAGGATCGCTTTCTCGATCTGGGACAGCTCCTCTACCCGGCGATCCAGATAGGGCGTAAGCAGCTCGTCCAGCTCTTTCACCTGGGCCGGCACACCGTGCAGCAGGTCATGGAAATACTCGCGATCAGCCTTGGCAAAATCCTGGTTGGCCAGGAACTGGGCTTCGATGTCGCTCACTGCGGCACCAGCCAGCTGCCACTGATACAGGGCCTGCATGGTGAATCGGCGCGCCTTGCGGCGGGCACTGGGTGTGGAAGGATTGTTCATGCTGCCTCAACGTCAGGAAGTGGTGCGGGACGCCTGCGCCCCGCGCCGCGTCCCGAATAATTACAGTGCCTTAAACAGGGAGACCATTTCCAGCGCGCTCATGGCCGCTTCGGCACCCTTGTTGCCGGCCTTGGTGCCGGAACGTTCGATGGCCTGCTCGATGGTATCCACGGTCAGTACGCCGAAGACCACCGGCACACCCGTGGCGTTCTGCACAGAGGCAATACCCTTGGCGGCTTCACCGGCCACATATTCAAAGTGGGCGGTGCCACCGCGAATCACCGCACCCAGGGTGATCACCGCGTCGTAGTCACGCTTTTCGATGATCTTCTTCACTGCCACCGGCATTTCCCAGGCACCGGGCACACGGATGATCTCGATGTCATCCGGGCTAACACCGTGACGGACCAGCGCATCCACGGCGCCTTCCAGCAGGGCTTCCACCACAAAACTGTTGAAGCGAGCCACGACGATGCCGTAACGACCGCCCACATTGTTCAGGGTACCTTCAAGGGTCTTGATGTTTTGCATACCTATTTTCCTGTCATCCGGCGGCTAGCCGCGCCGCTTTGCGTTACTGTTTCGGCGCGCGGCGCCTTAGCTGTCTGCTTCCACGTACTCGGTGATTTCAAGATCGAAACCACTGAGCGCATTGAATTTCATCGGCGAGCTGAGCAGGCGCATCTTGCGCACGCCCAGGGCCTTGAGAATCTGGGAGCCGGTGCCGATGTTGCGGTAGGCCCGGGATTCCCCTTTGGGTTTGCTGGCAGTGCCGCCGAAGAAGGCTTCCAGCCGCTCCACGGTATCCTGGGATTCATAGTCCTGCCCCAGAATAATCACCACCCCGGCATCCGCACCAGATATCGCTTCCAGAACCCGGTGCATGTTCCAGCCGGTTCGACCGTTCATCTTGGCACTCATCAGATCCCGCAGCGGGTCCACCTGGTGCACCCGTACCGTCACTTCCCGGTCTTCGCTGATCTCGCCTTTCACCAACGCCACATGAGTAAGCCCGTCCACGGTGTCGCGGAAGGCCACCAGGCGAAAATCACCGTACCAGGTATCCAGCGCATTATCGGATACCTGCTCAATGGTTTTTTCGTTCAGTGCGCGGTACTGAATCAGATCGGCAATGGTACCGATTTTCAGGTCGTGCTCCTTGGCGAACACTTCCAGATCTTCCCGGCGGGCCATGGAGCCGTCTTCGTTCATCACCTCGCAGATCACCCCGGCGGGCTCGCAACCGGCCAGCATGGCCAGATCGCAAGACGCTTCGGTGTGGCCGGCGCGACGCAGTACGCCACCGGGCTCGGCCATCAGCGGAAAGATATGCCCGGGCTGAACGATATCGTAGGCGCGGGCATTGCGGGCCACGGCGGCCTGCACGGTGCGGGCTCGGTCCGCGGCGGAAATACCGGTAGTCACCCCTTCACGGGCCTCGATGGACACGGTGAACTTGGTACCGAAACCGCTGCCATTGCTCTGTACCATCAACGGCAGTTCCAGCAGCTCGCAGCGCTCCCGGGACATGGGCATACAGATCAGGCCACGGCCATACTTGGCCATGAAATTGATGGCTTCGGCGGTGACATGCTCGGCGGCCATCACCAGATCGCCCTCGTTTTCCCGGTCTTCATCATCCATCAGGACAACCATCTTGCCCTGGCGAATGTCTTCGATCAGTTCTTCAATACTGTTGAGCTGCATAGTGGTACTCGACCTATTAAGCGTGGAAGCAAACAGCACTTCCTCTGCATTTTTCACCGGTGATGCGCTGCAAGCGACAAGCCGCAAGCTACAAGGAAAACCAGTGCAAACCCTCTCTTTCGGTATCGCATAATCAAGCCTGCAATTGATGGCAACTCGCTTTCATCGCGTTGAAGCTAGTCTCTTGCAGCTTGTTACTGGCGGCGTCAGCCGCCCTTCAAAAACCCGTTTTCGGCCAGAAACGCCATGGAGATGCCTTCCGCATTCGGCTCGGCGGCCTTGTTGCCCAGCAACAGGCGCTCCAGATAGCGGGCGATTATATCAACTTCCAGGTTCACTGGCGTCCCCACCTGCCATTGGCCGATGGTGGTCACGTCCTGGGTGTGGGGGATGATGTTCAGGGAAAATACCGCACCGTCCACGCTGTTCACCGTCAGGCTGATGCCATCCACAGTGATCGAGCCCTTGTGGGCAATATAGCGGGCCAGCTCCGCCGGGGCTTCGATATCAATGCGTACCGAACGGGCATCCTGCTTCATCTGCACGATCTTGCCCAGGCCATCCACGTGGCCGCTGACCAGGTGACCGCCAAGCCGAGTGGTCGGTGTCAGTGCTTTTTCCAGGTTTACCTGGCTGCCCACGGCGATCTGCTTGAGAGAGGTCAGCGACAGGGTTTCCCCGGATACATCCGCCTCGAAGCCACCACCTGGCAAGGCCGTGGCGGTCAGGCAGACACCGTTGACGGCAATGGAATCCCCCAGCTGCACATCGGAAAAATCCAGCGCGTCGCTCTTGATCAGCAGGGTCACATCGCCCCCCTTCGGGGTCATGGCCGCGACCTTGCCCATGGCTTCAATAATGCCGGTAAACATGGAAATGCCTCTCGATTTCACACCGTAGGAGCGTCGCTGGCGGCGCGATCCCCGGCGTTGGTTATCGCGCCGCCAGCGACGCTCCTACGGCAGGGGTTGTCCGGCCGGAGTCAGCGTCAGACGAAGATCACCGCCCACCATCCGCACGTCCTGCCACTTTAGCGATACCTTCTCGCTCATGCTGGCCAGTTGCGGCAAACCCAGTAGCGGGCGCGCCGATGAGCCCAGCAGGGCCGGCGCCATATAGACGATCAGTTCATCGAACAGCCCCTCGCGAACGAAGGCCCCGGCCAAGGTGGCGCCACATTCTACCAGTACTTCGTTGCATTCGCGCCGGTTCAGTTCGATCAGTAACTGTTGCAGGTCAATCCCGGACCCGGAGGCGGGCAAAAGCATCACCTCCGCGCCGGCGGATTCCAGGGCATTCTGGCGCCCCGGGTGCTGCTCGCCGGCCACCAGCAGAC from Alcanivorax sp. includes the following:
- the ribBA gene encoding bifunctional 3,4-dihydroxy-2-butanone-4-phosphate synthase/GTP cyclohydrolase II; the protein is MQLNSIEELIEDIRQGKMVVLMDDEDRENEGDLVMAAEHVTAEAINFMAKYGRGLICMPMSRERCELLELPLMVQSNGSGFGTKFTVSIEAREGVTTGISAADRARTVQAAVARNARAYDIVQPGHIFPLMAEPGGVLRRAGHTEASCDLAMLAGCEPAGVICEVMNEDGSMARREDLEVFAKEHDLKIGTIADLIQYRALNEKTIEQVSDNALDTWYGDFRLVAFRDTVDGLTHVALVKGEISEDREVTVRVHQVDPLRDLMSAKMNGRTGWNMHRVLEAISGADAGVVIILGQDYESQDTVERLEAFFGGTASKPKGESRAYRNIGTGSQILKALGVRKMRLLSSPMKFNALSGFDLEITEYVEADS
- a CDS encoding riboflavin synthase is translated as MFTGIIEAMGKVAAMTPKGGDVTLLIKSDALDFSDVQLGDSIAVNGVCLTATALPGGGFEADVSGETLSLTSLKQIAVGSQVNLEKALTPTTRLGGHLVSGHVDGLGKIVQMKQDARSVRIDIEAPAELARYIAHKGSITVDGISLTVNSVDGAVFSLNIIPHTQDVTTIGQWQVGTPVNLEVDIIARYLERLLLGNKAAEPNAEGISMAFLAENGFLKGG
- the nusB gene encoding transcription antitermination factor NusB → MNNPSTPSARRKARRFTMQALYQWQLAGAAVSDIEAQFLANQDFAKADREYFHDLLHGVPAQVKELDELLTPYLDRRVEELSQIEKAILRLGAFELKERLDVPYRVVINEGIELAKVFGADDSFKYVNGVLDKLARKLRYQEASERPFRD
- the thiL gene encoding thiamine-phosphate kinase, which produces MTDSTQPHTLDEFSLIRRYFHRHLHHGPNAGVLLGPGDDAAILVPPADQQLVMTQDTSLAGRHFPDDMDAADVGYRCLAVNLSDLAAMGADPLWFLLSLTLPDVDEAWLAGFADGMFALADQAGISLVGGDVTRGPLSVSIQATGAVPPGQALRRDGARVGDRICVGGVTGAGLLGLQQWQRGVRSGAAIDHFRRPSPQLNLGLSLRGRATACIDISDGVLADLGHILAASGGLGACLQEDALPLNSAVLAGCSEAEQRRLQLQGGDDYLLLFTLPAQESLPPGCYCLGVVEQQDGLRLAGSDGTVTTMRASGWQHF
- the ribE gene encoding 6,7-dimethyl-8-ribityllumazine synthase; its protein translation is MQNIKTLEGTLNNVGGRYGIVVARFNSFVVEALLEGAVDALVRHGVSPDDIEIIRVPGAWEMPVAVKKIIEKRDYDAVITLGAVIRGGTAHFEYVAGEAAKGIASVQNATGVPVVFGVLTVDTIEQAIERSGTKAGNKGAEAAMSALEMVSLFKAL